One part of the Arabidopsis thaliana chromosome 1 sequence genome encodes these proteins:
- a CDS encoding Leucine-rich repeat transmembrane protein kinase yields MYIDSSGLSGRIPLSFANLVQLEQAWIADLEVTDQIPDFIGDWTKLTTLRIIGTGLSGPIPSSFSNLTSLTELRLGDISSGSSSLDFIKDMKSLSVLVLRNNNLTGTIPSTIGEHSSLRQVDLSFNKLHGPIPASLFNLSQLTHLFLGNNTLNGSFPTQKTQSLRNVDVSYNDLSGSLPSWVSLPSLKLNLVANNFTLEGLDNRVLPGLNCLQKNFPCNRGKGIYSDFSINCGGPEKRSVTGALFEREDEDFGPASFFVSAGQRWAASSVGLFAGSSNNIYIATSQSQFVNTLDSELFQSARLSASSVRYYGLGLENGGYTVTLQFAEIQILGSTSTTWKGLGRRRFDIYVQGRLVEKDFDVRRTAGDSTVRAVQRVYKANVSENHLEVHLFWAGKGTCCIPIQGAYGPLISAVSATPDFTPTVANKPPSKGKNRTGTIVGVIVGVGLLSILAGVVMFTIRKRRKRYTDDEELLGMDVKPYIFTYSELKSATQDFDPSNKLGEGGFGPVYKGNLNDGRVVAVKLLSVGSRQGKGQFVAEIVAISSVLHRNLVKLYGCCFEGEHRMLVYEYLPNGSLDQALFGDKTLHLDWSTRYEICLGVARGLVYLHEEASVRIVHRDVKASNILLDSRLVPQISDFGLAKLYDDKKTHISTRVAGTIGYLAPEYAMRGHLTEKTDVYAFGVVALELVSGRPNSDENLEEEKKYLLEWAWNLHEKSRDIELIDDKLTDFNMEEAKRMIGIALLCTQTSHALRPPMSRVVAMLSGDVEIGDVTSKPGYVSDWRFDDTTGSSLSGFQIKDTTGYSMSLVAPGSEISPRDSDFKPMLGSKINEGR; encoded by the exons AT GTACATAGATAGTTCTGGACTCAGCGGGAGAATACCTTTATCATTTGCTAACCTCGTGCAGCTGGAACAAGC TTGGATCGCGGATCTGGAAGTTACAGATCAGATACCAGACTTTATAGGAGATTGGACCAAACTTACTACCTT GAGAATTATTGGAACTGGTCTGAGTGGTCCGATACCTTCGTCATTTTCCAACTTGACTTCGTTGACAGAATT GAGGCTTGGTGATATATCCAGTGGAAGCTCTTCTCTTGATTTCATCAAAGACATGAAATCTCTTAGTGTATT AGTTTTGAGGAACAACAATCTCACTGGGACAATACCGTCTACTATTGGAGAACACTCAAGTTTGCGACAAGT TGATTTAAGCTTCAACAAACTACATGGACCAATTCCGGCTTCACTTTTCAACTTAAGTCAGCTTACTCACTT GTTTCTGGGAAACAACACGTTGAATGGCTCCTTTCCCACTCAAAAGACGCAGTCTCTGAGAAATGT AGATGTGTCGTACAATGATTTGTCTGGAAGTCTTCCTTCATGGGTCAGCTTACCAAGCTTGAAACt CAACCTAGTTGCTAACAACTTCACATTAGAAGGTCTTGACAACAG ggTTTTACCAGGACTGAACTGCCTGCAGAAAAACTTCCCCTGCAATCGAGGCAAAGGAATCT ATTCTGACTTTTCAATCAACTGCGGAGGCCCAGAGAAAAGATCTGTAACTGGAGCACTATTTGAGAGGGAGGATGAGGATTTTGGACCAGCTTCATTTTTCGTGAGTGCTGGTCAGAGATGGGCAGCTAGTAGTGTAGGACTTTTTGCCGGAAGTAGCAACAATATATACATAGCTACTTCACAATCACAATTTGTCAACACTTTGGACTCAGAGCTATTTCAATCAGCAAGACTTTCTGCATCTTCCGTAAGGTATTATGGGTTGGGGCTAGAAAATGGAGGATATACAGTAACCCTTCAGTTTGCTGAAATACAAATTCTAGGTTCTACTTCTACCACTTGGAAAGGTTTGGGACGACGACGTTTTGACATTTATGTCCAG GGAAGACTTGTTGAAAAGGATTTTGATGTACGTAGAACAGCTGGTGACTCTACTGTTAGAGCAGTTCAGAGAGTATATAAGGCAAATGTATCAGAAAATCACCTCGAAGTTCATCTTTTCTGGGCTGGGAAAGGAACATGTTGTATACCTATCCAAGGGGCTTATGGACCATTAATATCAGCAGTCAGTGCAACACCAG ATTTCACACCAACTGTGGCGAATAAGCCACCATCAAAAGGAAAGAACAGGACTGGTACTATTGTGGGCGTCATTGTTGGCGTAGGACTTTTGAGCATCCTTGCGGGTGTGGTCATGTTTACTAtccgaaaaagaagaaaacggtACACAGATGATGAAG AGCTACTTGGTATGGACGTAAAGCCTTACATCTTTACTTATTCGGAACTTAAAAGTGCAACTCAAGATTTTGATCCCTCAAACAAGCTTGGAGAGGGGGGATTTGGGCCTGTTTATAAG GGAAACCTTAATGATGGAAGAGTGGTCGCGGTGAAGCTATTGTCGGTGGGATCCCGTCAAGGGAAGGGACAATTTGTTGCAGAAATTGTAGCAATTTCTTCAGTTCTACATCGCAACCTAGTAAAACTTTATGGGTGCTGCTTTGAAGGAGAGCATCGTATGCTCGTATATGAGTATCTACCTAATGGAAGTCTTGATCAGGCGCTATTTG GGGATAAGACCTTACATCTTGATTGGTCAACCCGTTATGAGATATGCCTGGGAGTAGCCAGAGGTCTAGTTTATCTCCACGAGGAGGCGAGTGTTCGCATAGTACACAGGGATGTGAAGGCCAGTAACATTTTGCTCGACTCTAGACTGGTCCCAcaaatttctgattttggaCTTGCAAAACTGTACGATGACAAGAAAACCCACATAAGTACCCGAGTGGCAGGGACGAT TGGGTATCTTGCGCCAGAGTATGCCATGCGTGGACATCTAACAGAGAAAACGGATGTGTATGCCTTTGGTGTTGTGGCTCTTGAGCTAGTGAGTGGAAGGCCAAACTCTGATGAGAATCTggaggaggaaaaaaaatatcttcttgaaTGG GCATGGAATTTACACGAGAAAAGCCGTGACATTGAACTAATCGATGATAAGCTGACTGATTTCAACATGGAAGAAGCAAAGCGCATGATTGGCATTGCTCTGTTGTGCACACAGACATCTCATGCCTTGAGGCCACCAATGTCACGAGTGGTGGCCATGCTTTCAGGAGATGTTGAGATCGGTGATGTCACTTCTAAGCCAGGCTACGTAAGCGACTGGAGATTTGATGACACCACAGGCTCATCTCTCAGCGGATTTCAAATCAAAGACACAACAGGCTATTCCATGAGCCTTGTGGCGCCTGGCTCCGAGATATCACCCAGAGACAGCGACTTTAAGCCAATGCTTGGATCCAAGATCAATGAGGGAAGATGA
- a CDS encoding Leucine-rich repeat transmembrane protein kinase (Leucine-rich repeat transmembrane protein kinase; FUNCTIONS IN: protein serine/threonine kinase activity, protein kinase activity, ATP binding; INVOLVED IN: protein amino acid phosphorylation; LOCATED IN: plasma membrane, membrane; EXPRESSED IN: cultured cell; CONTAINS InterPro DOMAIN/s: Serine/threonine-protein kinase domain (InterPro:IPR002290), Leucine-rich repeat (InterPro:IPR001611), Serine-threonine/tyrosine-protein kinase (InterPro:IPR001245), Serine/threonine-protein kinase, active site (InterPro:IPR008271), Protein kinase-like domain (InterPro:IPR011009), Protein kinase, catalytic domain (InterPro:IPR000719), Malectin/receptor-like protein kinase (InterPro:IPR021720), Tyrosine-protein kinase, catalytic domain (InterPro:IPR020635); BEST Arabidopsis thaliana protein match is: Leucine-rich repeat transmembrane protein kinase (TAIR:AT1G56140.1); Has 183160 Blast hits to 131873 proteins in 4617 species: Archae - 129; Bacteria - 16542; Metazoa - 50297; Fungi - 10850; Plants - 82984; Viruses - 436; Other Eukaryotes - 21922 (source: NCBI BLink).), which produces MQWMTFGINALSGPVPKEIGLLTDLRLLGISSNNFSGSIPDEIGRCTKLQQMYIDSSGLSGRIPLSFANLVQLEQAWIADLEVTDQIPDFIGDWTKLTTLRIIGTGLSGPIPSSFSNLTSLTELRLGDISSGSSSLDFIKDMKSLSVLVLRNNNLTGTIPSTIGEHSSLRQVDLSFNKLHGPIPASLFNLSQLTHLFLGNNTLNGSFPTQKTQSLRNVDVSYNDLSGSLPSWVSLPSLKLNLVANNFTLEGLDNRVLPGLNCLQKNFPCNRGKGIYSDFSINCGGPEKRSVTGALFEREDEDFGPASFFVSAGQRWAASSVGLFAGSSNNIYIATSQSQFVNTLDSELFQSARLSASSVRYYGLGLENGGYTVTLQFAEIQILGSTSTTWKGLGRRRFDIYVQGRLVEKDFDVRRTAGDSTVRAVQRVYKANVSENHLEVHLFWAGKGTCCIPIQGAYGPLISAVSATPDFTPTVANKPPSKGKNRTGTIVGVIVGVGLLSILAGVVMFTIRKRRKRYTDDEELLGMDVKPYIFTYSELKSATQDFDPSNKLGEGGFGPVYKGNLNDGRVVAVKLLSVGSRQGKGQFVAEIVAISSVLHRNLVKLYGCCFEGEHRMLVYEYLPNGSLDQALFGDKTLHLDWSTRYEICLGVARGLVYLHEEASVRIVHRDVKASNILLDSRLVPQISDFGLAKLYDDKKTHISTRVAGTIGYLAPEYAMRGHLTEKTDVYAFGVVALELVSGRPNSDENLEEEKKYLLEWAWNLHEKSRDIELIDDKLTDFNMEEAKRMIGIALLCTQTSHALRPPMSRVVAMLSGDVEIGDVTSKPGYVSDWRFDDTTGSSLSGFQIKDTTGYSMSLVAPGSEISPRDSDFKPMLGSKINEGR; this is translated from the exons ATGCAATGGAT GACTTTTGGGATCAATGCGTTGTCTGGCCCTGTTCCTAAGGAAATTGGTTTGCTTACAGATTTAAGATTACT TGGTATTAGTTCAAATAACTTTTCCGGTTCTATACCAGATGAGATTGGGAGATGTACAAAACTACAACAGAT GTACATAGATAGTTCTGGACTCAGCGGGAGAATACCTTTATCATTTGCTAACCTCGTGCAGCTGGAACAAGC TTGGATCGCGGATCTGGAAGTTACAGATCAGATACCAGACTTTATAGGAGATTGGACCAAACTTACTACCTT GAGAATTATTGGAACTGGTCTGAGTGGTCCGATACCTTCGTCATTTTCCAACTTGACTTCGTTGACAGAATT GAGGCTTGGTGATATATCCAGTGGAAGCTCTTCTCTTGATTTCATCAAAGACATGAAATCTCTTAGTGTATT AGTTTTGAGGAACAACAATCTCACTGGGACAATACCGTCTACTATTGGAGAACACTCAAGTTTGCGACAAGT TGATTTAAGCTTCAACAAACTACATGGACCAATTCCGGCTTCACTTTTCAACTTAAGTCAGCTTACTCACTT GTTTCTGGGAAACAACACGTTGAATGGCTCCTTTCCCACTCAAAAGACGCAGTCTCTGAGAAATGT AGATGTGTCGTACAATGATTTGTCTGGAAGTCTTCCTTCATGGGTCAGCTTACCAAGCTTGAAACt CAACCTAGTTGCTAACAACTTCACATTAGAAGGTCTTGACAACAG ggTTTTACCAGGACTGAACTGCCTGCAGAAAAACTTCCCCTGCAATCGAGGCAAAGGAATCT ATTCTGACTTTTCAATCAACTGCGGAGGCCCAGAGAAAAGATCTGTAACTGGAGCACTATTTGAGAGGGAGGATGAGGATTTTGGACCAGCTTCATTTTTCGTGAGTGCTGGTCAGAGATGGGCAGCTAGTAGTGTAGGACTTTTTGCCGGAAGTAGCAACAATATATACATAGCTACTTCACAATCACAATTTGTCAACACTTTGGACTCAGAGCTATTTCAATCAGCAAGACTTTCTGCATCTTCCGTAAGGTATTATGGGTTGGGGCTAGAAAATGGAGGATATACAGTAACCCTTCAGTTTGCTGAAATACAAATTCTAGGTTCTACTTCTACCACTTGGAAAGGTTTGGGACGACGACGTTTTGACATTTATGTCCAG GGAAGACTTGTTGAAAAGGATTTTGATGTACGTAGAACAGCTGGTGACTCTACTGTTAGAGCAGTTCAGAGAGTATATAAGGCAAATGTATCAGAAAATCACCTCGAAGTTCATCTTTTCTGGGCTGGGAAAGGAACATGTTGTATACCTATCCAAGGGGCTTATGGACCATTAATATCAGCAGTCAGTGCAACACCAG ATTTCACACCAACTGTGGCGAATAAGCCACCATCAAAAGGAAAGAACAGGACTGGTACTATTGTGGGCGTCATTGTTGGCGTAGGACTTTTGAGCATCCTTGCGGGTGTGGTCATGTTTACTAtccgaaaaagaagaaaacggtACACAGATGATGAAG AGCTACTTGGTATGGACGTAAAGCCTTACATCTTTACTTATTCGGAACTTAAAAGTGCAACTCAAGATTTTGATCCCTCAAACAAGCTTGGAGAGGGGGGATTTGGGCCTGTTTATAAG GGAAACCTTAATGATGGAAGAGTGGTCGCGGTGAAGCTATTGTCGGTGGGATCCCGTCAAGGGAAGGGACAATTTGTTGCAGAAATTGTAGCAATTTCTTCAGTTCTACATCGCAACCTAGTAAAACTTTATGGGTGCTGCTTTGAAGGAGAGCATCGTATGCTCGTATATGAGTATCTACCTAATGGAAGTCTTGATCAGGCGCTATTTG GGGATAAGACCTTACATCTTGATTGGTCAACCCGTTATGAGATATGCCTGGGAGTAGCCAGAGGTCTAGTTTATCTCCACGAGGAGGCGAGTGTTCGCATAGTACACAGGGATGTGAAGGCCAGTAACATTTTGCTCGACTCTAGACTGGTCCCAcaaatttctgattttggaCTTGCAAAACTGTACGATGACAAGAAAACCCACATAAGTACCCGAGTGGCAGGGACGAT TGGGTATCTTGCGCCAGAGTATGCCATGCGTGGACATCTAACAGAGAAAACGGATGTGTATGCCTTTGGTGTTGTGGCTCTTGAGCTAGTGAGTGGAAGGCCAAACTCTGATGAGAATCTggaggaggaaaaaaaatatcttcttgaaTGG GCATGGAATTTACACGAGAAAAGCCGTGACATTGAACTAATCGATGATAAGCTGACTGATTTCAACATGGAAGAAGCAAAGCGCATGATTGGCATTGCTCTGTTGTGCACACAGACATCTCATGCCTTGAGGCCACCAATGTCACGAGTGGTGGCCATGCTTTCAGGAGATGTTGAGATCGGTGATGTCACTTCTAAGCCAGGCTACGTAAGCGACTGGAGATTTGATGACACCACAGGCTCATCTCTCAGCGGATTTCAAATCAAAGACACAACAGGCTATTCCATGAGCCTTGTGGCGCCTGGCTCCGAGATATCACCCAGAGACAGCGACTTTAAGCCAATGCTTGGATCCAAGATCAATGAGGGAAGATGA
- a CDS encoding Leucine-rich repeat transmembrane protein kinase has translation MTRIRRSPCLLLLIIWFMCIAGSVQVVQSQNQTGATTHPDEARALNSIFAAWKIQAPREWNISGELCSGAAIDASVLDSNPAYNPLIKCDCSFQNSTICRITNIKVYAIDVVGPIPPELWTLTYLTNLNLGQNVLTGSLPPAIGNLTRMQWMTFGINALSGPVPKEIGLLTDLRLLGISSNNFSGSIPDEIGRCTKLQQMYIDSSGLSGRIPLSFANLVQLEQAWIADLEVTDQIPDFIGDWTKLTTLRIIGTGLSGPIPSSFSNLTSLTELRLGDISSGSSSLDFIKDMKSLSVLVLRNNNLTGTIPSTIGEHSSLRQVDLSFNKLHGPIPASLFNLSQLTHLFLGNNTLNGSFPTQKTQSLRNVDVSYNDLSGSLPSWVSLPSLKLNLVANNFTLEGLDNRVLPGLNCLQKNFPCNRGKGIYSDFSINCGGPEKRSVTGALFEREDEDFGPASFFVSAGQRWAASSVGLFAGSSNNIYIATSQSQFVNTLDSELFQSARLSASSVRYYGLGLENGGYTVTLQFAEIQILGSTSTTWKGLGRRRFDIYVQGRLVEKDFDVRRTAGDSTVRAVQRVYKANVSENHLEVHLFWAGKGTCCIPIQGAYGPLISAVSATPDFTPTVANKPPSKGKNRTGTIVGVIVGVGLLSILAGVVMFTIRKRRKRYTDDEELLGMDVKPYIFTYSELKSATQDFDPSNKLGEGGFGPVYKGNLNDGRVVAVKLLSVGSRQGKGQFVAEIVAISSVLHRNLVKLYGCCFEGEHRMLVYEYLPNGSLDQALFGDKTLHLDWSTRYEICLGVARGLVYLHEEASVRIVHRDVKASNILLDSRLVPQISDFGLAKLYDDKKTHISTRVAGTIGYLAPEYAMRGHLTEKTDVYAFGVVALELVSGRPNSDENLEEEKKYLLEWAWNLHEKSRDIELIDDKLTDFNMEEAKRMIGIALLCTQTSHALRPPMSRVVAMLSGDVEIGDVTSKPGYVSDWRFDDTTGSSLSGFQIKDTTGYSMSLVAPGSEISPRDSDFKPMLGSKINEGR, from the exons ATGACCAGGATACGGAGGTCTCCGTGTCTACTACTCCTCATTATCTGGTTCATGTGTATTGCCGGTTCGGTTCAGGTGGTTCaatctcaaaaccaaaccgGAGCCACTACTCATCCCGACGAAG CGCGAGCTTTGAACTCAATTTTCGCGGCTTGGAAGATCCAGGCGCCGAGAGAATGGAACATCAGCGGCGAACTTTGCTCCGGCGCCGCTATCGACGCCAGTGTACTCGACAGCAACCCTGCCTACAATCCTCTCATCAAATGCGACTGTAGTTTCCAAAACTCCACAATCTGCCGCATCACTAACAT CAAGGTTTATGCGATAGATGTTGTAGGACCTATCCCTCCAGAGCTCTGGACTTTAACATACCTCACCAATCT GAACTTGGGTCAAAATGTTCTCACTGGCTCACTTCCTCCTGCAATTGGAAATCTGACTCGAATGCAATGGAT GACTTTTGGGATCAATGCGTTGTCTGGCCCTGTTCCTAAGGAAATTGGTTTGCTTACAGATTTAAGATTACT TGGTATTAGTTCAAATAACTTTTCCGGTTCTATACCAGATGAGATTGGGAGATGTACAAAACTACAACAGAT GTACATAGATAGTTCTGGACTCAGCGGGAGAATACCTTTATCATTTGCTAACCTCGTGCAGCTGGAACAAGC TTGGATCGCGGATCTGGAAGTTACAGATCAGATACCAGACTTTATAGGAGATTGGACCAAACTTACTACCTT GAGAATTATTGGAACTGGTCTGAGTGGTCCGATACCTTCGTCATTTTCCAACTTGACTTCGTTGACAGAATT GAGGCTTGGTGATATATCCAGTGGAAGCTCTTCTCTTGATTTCATCAAAGACATGAAATCTCTTAGTGTATT AGTTTTGAGGAACAACAATCTCACTGGGACAATACCGTCTACTATTGGAGAACACTCAAGTTTGCGACAAGT TGATTTAAGCTTCAACAAACTACATGGACCAATTCCGGCTTCACTTTTCAACTTAAGTCAGCTTACTCACTT GTTTCTGGGAAACAACACGTTGAATGGCTCCTTTCCCACTCAAAAGACGCAGTCTCTGAGAAATGT AGATGTGTCGTACAATGATTTGTCTGGAAGTCTTCCTTCATGGGTCAGCTTACCAAGCTTGAAACt CAACCTAGTTGCTAACAACTTCACATTAGAAGGTCTTGACAACAG ggTTTTACCAGGACTGAACTGCCTGCAGAAAAACTTCCCCTGCAATCGAGGCAAAGGAATCT ATTCTGACTTTTCAATCAACTGCGGAGGCCCAGAGAAAAGATCTGTAACTGGAGCACTATTTGAGAGGGAGGATGAGGATTTTGGACCAGCTTCATTTTTCGTGAGTGCTGGTCAGAGATGGGCAGCTAGTAGTGTAGGACTTTTTGCCGGAAGTAGCAACAATATATACATAGCTACTTCACAATCACAATTTGTCAACACTTTGGACTCAGAGCTATTTCAATCAGCAAGACTTTCTGCATCTTCCGTAAGGTATTATGGGTTGGGGCTAGAAAATGGAGGATATACAGTAACCCTTCAGTTTGCTGAAATACAAATTCTAGGTTCTACTTCTACCACTTGGAAAGGTTTGGGACGACGACGTTTTGACATTTATGTCCAG GGAAGACTTGTTGAAAAGGATTTTGATGTACGTAGAACAGCTGGTGACTCTACTGTTAGAGCAGTTCAGAGAGTATATAAGGCAAATGTATCAGAAAATCACCTCGAAGTTCATCTTTTCTGGGCTGGGAAAGGAACATGTTGTATACCTATCCAAGGGGCTTATGGACCATTAATATCAGCAGTCAGTGCAACACCAG ATTTCACACCAACTGTGGCGAATAAGCCACCATCAAAAGGAAAGAACAGGACTGGTACTATTGTGGGCGTCATTGTTGGCGTAGGACTTTTGAGCATCCTTGCGGGTGTGGTCATGTTTACTAtccgaaaaagaagaaaacggtACACAGATGATGAAG AGCTACTTGGTATGGACGTAAAGCCTTACATCTTTACTTATTCGGAACTTAAAAGTGCAACTCAAGATTTTGATCCCTCAAACAAGCTTGGAGAGGGGGGATTTGGGCCTGTTTATAAG GGAAACCTTAATGATGGAAGAGTGGTCGCGGTGAAGCTATTGTCGGTGGGATCCCGTCAAGGGAAGGGACAATTTGTTGCAGAAATTGTAGCAATTTCTTCAGTTCTACATCGCAACCTAGTAAAACTTTATGGGTGCTGCTTTGAAGGAGAGCATCGTATGCTCGTATATGAGTATCTACCTAATGGAAGTCTTGATCAGGCGCTATTTG GGGATAAGACCTTACATCTTGATTGGTCAACCCGTTATGAGATATGCCTGGGAGTAGCCAGAGGTCTAGTTTATCTCCACGAGGAGGCGAGTGTTCGCATAGTACACAGGGATGTGAAGGCCAGTAACATTTTGCTCGACTCTAGACTGGTCCCAcaaatttctgattttggaCTTGCAAAACTGTACGATGACAAGAAAACCCACATAAGTACCCGAGTGGCAGGGACGAT TGGGTATCTTGCGCCAGAGTATGCCATGCGTGGACATCTAACAGAGAAAACGGATGTGTATGCCTTTGGTGTTGTGGCTCTTGAGCTAGTGAGTGGAAGGCCAAACTCTGATGAGAATCTggaggaggaaaaaaaatatcttcttgaaTGG GCATGGAATTTACACGAGAAAAGCCGTGACATTGAACTAATCGATGATAAGCTGACTGATTTCAACATGGAAGAAGCAAAGCGCATGATTGGCATTGCTCTGTTGTGCACACAGACATCTCATGCCTTGAGGCCACCAATGTCACGAGTGGTGGCCATGCTTTCAGGAGATGTTGAGATCGGTGATGTCACTTCTAAGCCAGGCTACGTAAGCGACTGGAGATTTGATGACACCACAGGCTCATCTCTCAGCGGATTTCAAATCAAAGACACAACAGGCTATTCCATGAGCCTTGTGGCGCCTGGCTCCGAGATATCACCCAGAGACAGCGACTTTAAGCCAATGCTTGGATCCAAGATCAATGAGGGAAGATGA